A region from the Hydra vulgaris chromosome 10, alternate assembly HydraT2T_AEP genome encodes:
- the LOC101236758 gene encoding tetraspanin-9 encodes MSDSYSEFGAPLQSATNSNNVVTIVGECAYKCIQFAFFIFNALYFIVGGTVLSFGIWLHINRKLGVVEYVHLTGLSVYLNGELFLIVVGIVTCLSSTIGFCGLRGTNLCIIVSYTVLLLITLATQLAVLIITNIYKNHIEKQLSSSFYNALNKYAEPNFESLTQSIDILQKSFGCCGSDTYKDWLKTNWGYLHNNTVPKSCCLMPYEKLCNKNISENQSYIYLNGCHYYIRKYLIENLHIIGGFGVWIIILEVLCIFFSIYLIIQIRKEESNAKIGQLEDFYDENYFKDE; translated from the coding sequence ATGTCAGATAGTTACAGTGAATTTGGAGCGCCATTGCAATCAGCAACTAATTCTAATAACGTTGTTACAATTGTTGGTGAATGTGCGTACAAATGCATTCAAtttgcttttttcatttttaatgcattataCTTCATTGTAGGCGGAACTGTGTTGTCGTTTGGTATTTGGCTACACATTAATCGCAAATTAGGAGTTGTTGAGTACGTTCATTTAACTGGATTGAGTGTGTACCTAAATGGAGAACTGTTTTTAATTGTAGTCGGAATAGTAACGTGTCTATCTTCAACAATTGGTTTCTGTGGTTTACGTGGAACAAACTTGTGTATAATTGTATCTTACACAGTTTTACTACTTATAACTTTAGCCACCCAATTAGctgtattaataataacaaacatatataaaaatcacaTCGAAAAACAGCTAAGTAGTAGTTTTTACAACGCATTAAATAAATACGCCGAACCCAATTTCGAGAGCCTTACACAGTCTATCGATATACTTCAAAAGAGTTTTGGCTGTTGTGGAAGTGACACTTACAAAGATTGGCTAAAAACAAACTGGGGTTATCTTCATAACAACACTGTTCCAAAAAGTTGTTGCTTAATGCCTTATGAAaaattatgtaacaaaaatatttccgAAAATCAAAGCTATATTTATTTGAACGGTTGTCATTACTACATTCGGAAATACTTAATAGAAAACTTACATATAATCGGTGGATTTGGTGTTTGGATAATAATTTTAGAagtattatgtatttttttctcaatctaTTTGATTATTCAAATTAGAAAAGAAGAAAGCAATGCAAAAATAGGACAGTTGGAAGATTTTTAcgatgaaaattattttaaagacgAATAA